The following are encoded in a window of Cucurbita pepo subsp. pepo cultivar mu-cu-16 chromosome LG12, ASM280686v2, whole genome shotgun sequence genomic DNA:
- the LOC111807724 gene encoding uncharacterized protein LOC111807724 gives MQDLVDAASVVASADDMADMKFSREMFAIMADSYPALGGVIALHLWPQFFDEYVCNELLKSWTFVKNLFPLMIDMEESGFNSLTFTVTYPESAELKFQAPNGLSNDVEFELIPSLDPLEVGDFDFSSFVSLESEEFVNIVTEYHMFDYVHVIVTSTRVIFSYAIMLETILTQEDGECLIGGITAPNHMEFIINLSPIEAFYSMAHRSKRVWLYKSMQTTKGVIIFPLGLYYRFVAYFYNPGE, from the exons ATGCAGGACCTGGTGGACGCGGCGTCGGTGGTGGCCAGCGCTGACGACATGGCGGACATGAAATTCTCCCGGGAAATGTTTGCCATAATGGCGGACTCATACCCTGCCCTCGGCGGCGTGATAGCCCTCCATTTGTGGCCTCAATTCTTTGACGAATATGTGTGCAATGAACTTCTTAAGTCATGGACTTTCGTCAAGAACCTTTTCCCTCTTATGATCGACATGGAAGAATCTGGGTTTAATTCTTTGACTTTCACTGTCACTTACCCTGAAAGCGCCGAACTCAAATTTCAAGCCCCAAATG gtctTTCTAATGACGTTGAGTTCGAATTGATTCCTTCGCTTGACCCGTTGGAGGTCGGCGACTTTGATTTCTCGTCGTTTGTGAGCTTGGAATCAGAAGAGTTCGTAAACATTGTTACTGAGTATCACATGTTCGATTACG TTCACGTGATTGTAACGAGTACCCGAGTCATATTCTCTTACGCAATCATGCTAGAGACGATTCTTACCCAAGAG GATGGAGAGTGTCTTATTGGAGGCATTACAGCACCAAATCATATGgaatttataatcaatctCAGTCCCATTGAAGCTTTCTATAGTATGGCACATCGATCCAAGAGGGTATGGCTATATAAGTCAATGCAAACCACTAAAGGTGTAATTATTTTCCCTCTTGGATTGTATTATCGATTTGTGGCTTATTTCTATAATCCGGGGGAATGA
- the LOC111807815 gene encoding uncharacterized protein LOC111807815 has translation MEKMSIMGSASPETDCIIAIQLCPPYFQNYTCNHLHYSWINIHKIFPLMSDLNRAGFSSLSFSFTAPNLANLVFEGPSRLREADFELNPTNGSRDIGPYDYSTFVTLESKEFINIITDFEFYRYVLVTLTSSQVKFSYTRFQTIITRESGRCVIGGIEESGLIKYIITLHPMHTFCNLVRQTERVWLFKSDEAAKGVIAAPLGLHARFVTYFPDDWKE, from the exons ATGGAAAAAATGTCCATAATGGGCAGTGCCTCACCAGAAACTGATTGCATCATAGCAATACAACTCTGCCCTCCATACTTCCAAAATTATACCTGCAACCATCTTCATTATTCATGGATTAACATCCACAAAATCTTCCCTCTCATGTCCGATCTCAACCGAGCCGGCTTCTCTTCCTTGTCCTTCTCTTTTACAGCCCCGAATCTTGCCAACCTCGTATTCGAGGGCCCATCCCGTTTACGTGAAGCCGATTTCGAGTTAAATCCGACCAATGGTTCGAGGGATATCGGGCCATATGACTACTCAACTTTTGTCACCTTGGAATCAAAAGAGTTCATAAACATAATCACAGACTTTGAATTTTATCGTTATG TTCTTGTTACTCTCACGAGCTCGCAAGTCAAATTCTCGTACACGAGGTTTCAGACTATTATTACTCGTGAg AGTGGCCGATGCGTTATTGGAGGTATTGAAGAATCGGGtttgattaaatatataatcacTCTTCATCCAATGCATACTTTCTGCAATTTGGTTCGTCAAACTGAAAGGGTATGGCTATTCAAGTCCGATGAAGCTGCCAAAGGTGTAATTGCTGCCCCTCTAGGACTGCATGCTCGATTTGTGACCTATTTTCCTGATGATTGGAAAGAATGA
- the LOC111807204 gene encoding protein TIC 20-I, chloroplastic-like: MILNGCTTPTGFFFSNSRLSIPNRSAISRSPDCSMHAAASIRSSREPHLEHQTCRYRGVFPLKLGAGSSHFLSGDLGGLLHTIPRLPRKRNVGMTPRAAKDIPTSYRFPPMTTKPKWWWRTLACLPYLMPFHETWMYSETAYHLHPFLEDFEFLTYPFLEALGQLPTWFLIAYFFIAYLGIVRRKEWPHFFRFHVVMGMLLEIALQVIGTVSRWMPLAVYWGKVGMHFWTAVSFAYLFTVLEAVRCALAGMYADIPFFCDAAYIQIPYD, translated from the exons ATGATTCTCAATGGATGCACCACACCCActggcttcttcttctcaaattCCAGGTTGTCTATTCCTAACCGTTCTGCGATCTCACGTAGTCCTGATTGCAGTATGCATGCTGCTGCTAGCATTAGAAGTTCAAGGGAACCTCATTTAGAGCATCAAACATGTCGCTATAGAG GTGTCTTTCCCTTAAAACTAGGTGCTGGATCTTCCCATTTCTTAAGCGGGGATCTAGGTGGCTTGCTACATACAATCCCAAGGTTaccaaggaaaagaaatgttGGCATGACACCACGGGCAGCCAAAGATATCCCTACGAGTTATCGTTTCCCTCCGATGACCACTAAACCAAAATGGTGGTGGAGGACATTGGCATGCTTACCCTATCTAATGCCCTTTCACGAAACTTGGATGTACTCTGAAACAGCGTACCACCTACACCCGTTCCTGGAGGACTTCGAATTCTTGACATATCCATTTCTCGAAGCCCTTGGACAACTACCAACTTGGTTCTTGATTGCATATTTCTTTATTGCCTATCTAGGAATTGTAAGACGTAAGGAATGGCCACACTTCTTTAGATTTCACGTAGTCATGGGCATGTTGTTGGAGATTGCCCTGCAAGTGATTGGTACAGTGAGCCGTTGGATGCCCCTTGCAGTCTATTGGGGTAAAGTAGGGATGCACTTTTGGACAGCCGTATCGTTCGCTTACCTATTCACGGTTTTGGAAGCCGTTCGCTGTGCCCTTGCAGGCATGTATGCCGATATCCCTTTCTTCTGTGATGCAGCCTACATCCAAATTCCATACGATTAA
- the LOC111806339 gene encoding uncharacterized protein LOC111806339 isoform X1 yields MTRAQHDTPMSDSERKEAPNSSSTDTKKTPRGSISGGDVKDTPEYEKQRLSRIAENRKRMEALGLAKLATSFMDSSKTLRKIDRKGKRKFDEDYNPAEDSSNSEDDDSEEGDEGFGSGKVSRSRGMKGKNSGSKAKRKSSVEKSNNLNDEDDDALQQAIKLSLQDSGETSDAQVQGPVENVRRKNVKNQEMGGGMKRKGLSTSRMQMNEDELIMNFYCFDESWKGSITVSDLKRVAAVHDFTWSVKELEDMINCFDSDGDAKMTTNVRRRMDIGRMEEDGNIDCLSPCFFLEQSKGGMLYPIIHKQIMRFVAQSIKIFFLEDKAPTIIIR; encoded by the exons ATGACTCGTGCCCAACACGACACTCCAATGTCTGATTCCGAGCGCAAGGAAGCTCCTAATTCTTCAAGCACTGACACAAAGAAGACGCCCAGAGGTTCCATCAGTGGCGGAGACGTCAAGGATACGCCGGAGTATGAGAAACAGAGGCTTTCTAGAATCGCCGAGAACAGGAAGAGAATGGAAGCCCTTGGATTGGCCAAATTGGCGACCTCATTTATGGATTCTTCCAAGACTCTGAGGAAGATTGATAGAAAGGGGAAGCGTAAGTTCGATGAAGATTATAATCCTGCCGAGGATTCTTCGAATTCTGAAGATGATGACTCGGAGGAAGGGGATGAAGGTTTTGGAAGTGGGAAAGTTTCTAGGTCTCGTGGAATGAAG gGAAAGAATAGTGGTTCAAAAGCAAAAAGGAAATCTTCTGTCGAAAAATCAAATAACTtaaatgatgaagatgatgatgcatTACAACAG GCGATCAAACTTTCGCTACAGGATTCTGGTGAAACCTCTGATGCACAGGTGCAAGGTCCTGTTGAAAATGTTAGAAGGAAAAATGTGAAGAATCAGGAAATGGGAGGAGGGATGAAGAGAAAAGGATTG TCCACTAGTCGGATGCAGATGAACGAGGATGAACTTATCATGAACTTCTATTGTTTTGATG AATCATGGAAAGGGAGCATTACTGTAAGTGACCTCAAAAGAGTGGCAGCTGTTCATGATTTTACTTGGTCTGTTAAAGAATTAGAGGATATGATTAATTGCTTTGACAGTGATGGAGATGCCAAG ATGACGACCAATGTGCGGAGGAGGATGGATATAGGAAGAATGGAAGAGGATGGCAATATCGATTGTCTCTCCCCCTGCTTTTTTCTAGAACAATCAAAAGGAGGCATGCTTTATCCAATCATTCATAAGCAAATTATGAGGTTTGTTGCACAGagcatcaaaattttctttttggaggaCAAAGCTCCAACGATCATCATAAGATGA
- the LOC111806339 gene encoding caltractin-like isoform X2, which translates to MTRAQHDTPMSDSERKEAPNSSSTDTKKTPRGSISGGDVKDTPEYEKQRLSRIAENRKRMEALGLAKLATSFMDSSKTLRKIDRKGKRKFDEDYNPAEDSSNSEDDDSEEGDEGFGSGKVSRSRGMKGKNSGSKAKRKSSVEKSNNLNDEDDDALQQAIKLSLQDSGETSDAQVQGPVENVRRKNVKNQEMGGGMKRKGLSTSRMQMNEDELIMNFYCFDESWKGSITVSDLKRVAAVHDFTWSVKELEDMINCFDSDGDAKLSMDDFRRIASRCNMIKESIT; encoded by the exons ATGACTCGTGCCCAACACGACACTCCAATGTCTGATTCCGAGCGCAAGGAAGCTCCTAATTCTTCAAGCACTGACACAAAGAAGACGCCCAGAGGTTCCATCAGTGGCGGAGACGTCAAGGATACGCCGGAGTATGAGAAACAGAGGCTTTCTAGAATCGCCGAGAACAGGAAGAGAATGGAAGCCCTTGGATTGGCCAAATTGGCGACCTCATTTATGGATTCTTCCAAGACTCTGAGGAAGATTGATAGAAAGGGGAAGCGTAAGTTCGATGAAGATTATAATCCTGCCGAGGATTCTTCGAATTCTGAAGATGATGACTCGGAGGAAGGGGATGAAGGTTTTGGAAGTGGGAAAGTTTCTAGGTCTCGTGGAATGAAG gGAAAGAATAGTGGTTCAAAAGCAAAAAGGAAATCTTCTGTCGAAAAATCAAATAACTtaaatgatgaagatgatgatgcatTACAACAG GCGATCAAACTTTCGCTACAGGATTCTGGTGAAACCTCTGATGCACAGGTGCAAGGTCCTGTTGAAAATGTTAGAAGGAAAAATGTGAAGAATCAGGAAATGGGAGGAGGGATGAAGAGAAAAGGATTG TCCACTAGTCGGATGCAGATGAACGAGGATGAACTTATCATGAACTTCTATTGTTTTGATG AATCATGGAAAGGGAGCATTACTGTAAGTGACCTCAAAAGAGTGGCAGCTGTTCATGATTTTACTTGGTCTGTTAAAGAATTAGAGGATATGATTAATTGCTTTGACAGTGATGGAGATGCCAAG TTAAGTATGGATGACTTTCGAAGAATTGCTAGTCGATGTAACATGATAAAGGAGTCCATTACATGA
- the LOC111807014 gene encoding uncharacterized protein At1g10890-like: protein MGRSGSRSLSYTHRSNSYRHSRRSRRDPSSSPYHSTTRSRRSSRSSSLSRLRRSRSSSLSPFPKLSSSSPSRASTDQNHSIEKLKKEEEEKKRHEAELKKLEEDAARMMEELIQKNVEERLNSEETKLEIQRRIDEGRKKLFDDVDVQLEKEKEAALTATRQKEEQARKEREELDKMLEENRRMVEKAQRRLVLELQWKEEEQYCELELIQRQKEETARRTKLDDKSLSYVLLGVSEESKAYRLM from the coding sequence ATGGGAAGAAGTGGTTCAAGGTCTCTATCGTACACTCACCGCTCCAATTCCTATCGCCATAGTCGAAGAAGCAGAAGGGACCCAAGTTCTTCCCCCTATCATTCCACTACCCGTTCTAGGAGAAGCAGCCGTTCAAGTTCCCTCAGCCGCCTACGCAGAAGTAGATCTTCCTCGTTATCTCCTTTCCCCAAATTGTCCAGTTCCAGTCCTAGTCGTGCATCCACTGACCAGAATCATTCCATAGAGAAGCTTaagaaggaggaagaagagaagaaaaggcacGAAGCAGAGTTGAAGAAGTTAGAAGAAGATGCAGCTAGAATGATGGAAGAACTAATTCaaaagaatgttgaagaaaggTTAAACTCTGAAGAGACTAAATTAGAAATACAGAGACGAATAGATGAAGGTCGCAAGAAgttgtttgatgatgttgatgtgcagcttgagaaagagaaagaagccgCTCTTACTGCTacaagacaaaaagaagaacaagcacggaaagagagagaagagctAGATAAAATGCTGGAAGAGAATAGGAGAATGGTAGAAAAAGCTCAGCGACGATTAGTTCTGGAGCTACagtggaaggaagaagaacaatattGTGAGCTCGAGTTGATTCAGAGACAAAAAGAGGAGACAGCTCGGAGAACTAAGCTAGATGATAAGAGTTTGAGTTATGTTTTGCTGGGAGTTAGTGAAGAGTCAAAAGCTTATAGACTCATGTAG